The region AGCTGCCCCAATGGAATGTAATCACCCCGGAAAAAAGCTTCTATCGGATGAACAAAACGGATCAGAAATTGACGGTGAAAGCAAGTACTGACGCGCCGATGGCCGTGCTGTTCGTCAATGACGATGAGCCTTTGGAGCTGATCAACCCGCAAAACGTTCAACAGGATGTGGAATTGCAACTGGGATTCAACACCATGTCATTGATGGCACTGAACCATGACGGCAGTGCATTATGGAAGGGTTTCCATGTGATCAAACCGGGTTTGAAACGCTTGGGTGGAAAAGACCGGTTTGAAGTGTCGGCCAACGTCAGCAAGGAGATCAGCTCCCGTTTCTTCCATGCGTCCACCGTTGTGCTGGCACGTGGGGACGTGTTTACAGATGCGTTGTCAGGAGTGCCTTTGGCCGTGCCATTGGAAGGAGCTCCGATGCTGTTGACCAATACCAATGGACTGCCCACCGCCATCAAAGAGGAGATCAAGCGATTGGCCCCTGAACGAGCGGTGATTCTGGGCGGTACCGGTTCCATCTCCACTTCTGTGGAAAAGCAGTTGAGACAACTGGGAATTCAGGATGTGGAGCGAATTTCGGGTCCGGATCGGTTTGCCGTTTCGGCTGCCATAGGGACCAAAGTGGCTGAGATCGGATCAGATACCACGATCGTTGTAAGTGGAACCGTTTTTTCCGATGCCATGAGCAGTTCCAGTGTGGCGGGCTGGGGCGGCATACCCATCCTGCTGACGCTCAAAGATCAACTGCCTGCCTCCATCAAAACCTTTATCGCCAATAACCCGCAGATCAAAAACTTCATCATCGTCGGCGGACCGGGCACCGTTTCCGATCAGGTGAAAGCTCAATTGCTGCAAGCTCGTCCCGGTGCGTCGGTGGAACGGATCGGCGGTGCGGATCGCTATGAAGTGGGAGTCAATGTTATCCATTACTTCGGCTTGCCACCGTCCACATTGACTTTTGCCCGCGGCGACCTGTTTACCGATGCGCTTTCCGGAGCACCGCTGGCCGCTTATATGGGTGCGCCGATTCTGTTGACACCGTCGACCAAATTGGATCCAAAGGTGCAACGGTATCTGGATGTCAACGAGGGCAATACCGACGCAATATATATTTTCGGGGGACCGGCCTCGGTCTCCGATCAAGTAGCCAAACAATTGTACGGGTATATTCCGTAAGGTGACCGTTTCACACCCCGACAATCATCCTGTCGGGGTGTTCGTTTTTGTTGCCTACTGACCACCTTGTCCCTGATTGCTCCCTTGTTGTCCGCCTTGACCACCCCCGCCCCCTTGGCCTTGTCCGCCTTTTTTGTTCTGGGTTTGTTTCACCGCCTCTTGCAGGAGTTTCATGAATTTCTCTTTGAAGCTAGGGGTTTGCAGGGCATCTTCCATTACCTTCATGGTTTCTTTGCGGTATTGCTGGCTTTTCATCAATTGCAGGACATTTTTCTCAAACTGCGGATCTTTCATGATATCGATCATCAATTGTTGGTATTGCGGATCTTTCATCAGTTGCTTCATCAGGTTCTTCTGCTCATTTTCCACCGTTTTGAACAGGTTTTTGGCCACTTCCGGTTTTTTCAACAGTGACTCCATTTCCTTCTTCGCTTTGGGATCCGTGAAGGACTTGGCCACCGCTATTTCCAGATCCTTTTGCGTAAAGACCATATCCTTTTTGAATTCGGGGTCCTTCATCACTTCCTGTAGTGCTTTCTTTCCTTCTTTGGTGTGAAGGACGTCGACCACCACTTGTTTCATCTGCTGATAGTCCGGTCCTTGAGATTCTTCGGGTTTTTGAGCGGGGCTGCAGCCCGCCGTCACCAAGATCACCAGACCGGTCAGAAAGGCTAGGTACCGCATGGTTCGCCCCCGTTTCCGTTAGCTCATACCGTTAATATGGATGAAATCAGCCTCAATTATGCTGACTGGCCAAAGGCGTTCTCCATTTGGTACAATCCAGTTGCAGTGAGCGAAACGGGGTGCGAAGAAACAATGACACTACGAAAATGGTTTTATCTGTTTTGGACGACGATGGTGTGGGGGGCGGTTGGTGCCGTCGTAGTGGGCGGAGTGCTCAATGGGGTGGCCGGACCGCTCGGTTTGGACATCAAAAAACAACTGTTTGCCGGTCTGATGTTTGCAGCAGTGGCAGAACTGGGGTTTTTCGCTTACCTGATGTTCAACTGGCTGGGGCATGGATTTTTCCGCAATCCGTTTTGGTTTCGATTGATTCAGGTGTTGCTGACCGTTTTGGTATTGGTTGATCTGGCTTATCTGCGCATAGTGAAATTCGGTGAAGTCGGCGGAATTTGGCCACAGTTGGGACTGCCGATCATTGTGCTGGTTCTCGCATGGGTTGTAGCCCTTGTCAAAGTCCGCATGACCAATCGGACTGCCTTCGTACCGACGTTATTTTTCATGGTGGTTGCCACTATCATGGAAGCGGGGCCCTCGTTGAAACAAGCGCCCCTTGTGATGGTGTTTTTCATGGTTCTCACGTTGATGGTTTGCAATGCTTGGCAGATTTTGCAGTTGCACCGGTTGGTAGCACCGAGCGGCAGGCCAGGAGAAAAGGGATAAGGACGGTCAGGCCCCAGAATGGTGCTCTAAATGGGATCAACTTTCGAAGCCTTTAAAAAGTAAAAGCCATCTCTCCGCTGACGGCTTGAAGAAGGGAAAGATATGGAGCGTGGCGGGAGACGGCTTTTTGCAAAATGGAGCAGTTTGACAGGCGTTCATGGTTGTTCATTCCACCGCTTTGGTGTCCGTCTTAGCACCGGCGATCAATTCAGAGACCGTGACGAATTTGTACCCTTTGGATCTCAACTTATCGATGATCTGCGGCAGAGCTTCATGGGTTTGTTTGCAGGAATCGCTCGCATGCATGAGGATGATATCGCCGGGATGGGCCTTACTTAAAACACGGCTGACGATTTTTTGCGTTCCGGGGTTCATCCAGTCCAGAGAATCCGTATCCCACTGGATCGTCGTATATCCCAAGCTGTTGGCGATACGCAGGACGCGTTTATCGAAGTCGCCATTGGGAAACCGAATCAGGTTTGGCTCTTTGCCCGTCACTTTGGAGAGAATCTGGTGCGCTTTCGTGATTTGCGTGCGGATCTGTGCTTCGCTGTACTGGCTGTAGTTGTCGTGACGATGGCCGTGCGAGCCGATTTCATATCCGGCATCCACGATGCGTTTGACAATATCGGGATGACTTTCCGCCCAAGGGGACGACAGGAAGAAAGTCGCCTTTTTCACCCCTTTTTGTTCCAATACATCCAAAATGGGACCGGCTCGTTCCTCCCCCCAGCTGATGTCAAACGTCAAGGCAATTTCCTTCTTCTGTGTATCCACACTGTAAACAGCTGACGGCCCGGTATCGAACGGCAGGAACACTTGGATGTTCTGATGGTCGGCATAATAAATGCCCAGGGCAAAAAGAAGTGCAACAACGGCGATGAAATATCGTTTCAGCCGTTTCCCGGACAAGACCCAGAAGAAATCCATCCCTCCACCTCCTTGCAATAAGGATTGGGAAACCTGTCCTTTGTCCCATACTTAAATGTATGGAAGGACGAGCCGCGATATGATCAAAAATGGGACAGATTCATCCCGGCGGGAAAGGGGAAAGTGGACATGGTACGATTGATGCATGCGCTGCGAGAGGAACGACGGTGGATTACGGCTGCAGGGTTGTTGTTTCTGATCAGTGCAATATTGGGATATGTCAATGCACGGTCCCTTGATGAAGCTTTGCGAACAGCCGGGGTATGGGATCGATTGGAGCGCGCTGTTGCGGTGATTCGTGCGGATCCTACCTTTCTGAAGGCTTTGACGTTGATTTATTGGAACAACCTTAAAGCGGTGCTGTCCATGATGGGAT is a window of Polycladomyces subterraneus DNA encoding:
- a CDS encoding cell wall-binding repeat-containing protein — encoded protein: MALLNARRFSVLIVVVLVVTLVGTGFSAPSADAAKQVVGKQREAQKGKVMIKKQQLLHQWKEAKRDQRFRTMMNRVDKHLAQSQTVENEALFQGQIDIFTVHQHAFQTDGGTVHVEMSPSDDSVGYMIVPMDPDDNNVYLDGDNLPAGAYGLVVFGGGEETPVDYSVKLTGIPFTYISQKLPQWNVITPEKSFYRMNKTDQKLTVKASTDAPMAVLFVNDDEPLELINPQNVQQDVELQLGFNTMSLMALNHDGSALWKGFHVIKPGLKRLGGKDRFEVSANVSKEISSRFFHASTVVLARGDVFTDALSGVPLAVPLEGAPMLLTNTNGLPTAIKEEIKRLAPERAVILGGTGSISTSVEKQLRQLGIQDVERISGPDRFAVSAAIGTKVAEIGSDTTIVVSGTVFSDAMSSSSVAGWGGIPILLTLKDQLPASIKTFIANNPQIKNFIIVGGPGTVSDQVKAQLLQARPGASVERIGGADRYEVGVNVIHYFGLPPSTLTFARGDLFTDALSGAPLAAYMGAPILLTPSTKLDPKVQRYLDVNEGNTDAIYIFGGPASVSDQVAKQLYGYIP
- the gerD gene encoding spore germination lipoprotein GerD, yielding MRYLAFLTGLVILVTAGCSPAQKPEESQGPDYQQMKQVVVDVLHTKEGKKALQEVMKDPEFKKDMVFTQKDLEIAVAKSFTDPKAKKEMESLLKKPEVAKNLFKTVENEQKNLMKQLMKDPQYQQLMIDIMKDPQFEKNVLQLMKSQQYRKETMKVMEDALQTPSFKEKFMKLLQEAVKQTQNKKGGQGQGGGGGQGGQQGSNQGQGGQ
- a CDS encoding KinB-signaling pathway activation protein, whose amino-acid sequence is MTLRKWFYLFWTTMVWGAVGAVVVGGVLNGVAGPLGLDIKKQLFAGLMFAAVAELGFFAYLMFNWLGHGFFRNPFWFRLIQVLLTVLVLVDLAYLRIVKFGEVGGIWPQLGLPIIVLVLAWVVALVKVRMTNRTAFVPTLFFMVVATIMEAGPSLKQAPLVMVFFMVLTLMVCNAWQILQLHRLVAPSGRPGEKG
- the pdaB gene encoding polysaccharide deacetylase family sporulation protein PdaB codes for the protein MDFFWVLSGKRLKRYFIAVVALLFALGIYYADHQNIQVFLPFDTGPSAVYSVDTQKKEIALTFDISWGEERAGPILDVLEQKGVKKATFFLSSPWAESHPDIVKRIVDAGYEIGSHGHRHDNYSQYSEAQIRTQITKAHQILSKVTGKEPNLIRFPNGDFDKRVLRIANSLGYTTIQWDTDSLDWMNPGTQKIVSRVLSKAHPGDIILMHASDSCKQTHEALPQIIDKLRSKGYKFVTVSELIAGAKTDTKAVE